The Tachyglossus aculeatus isolate mTacAcu1 chromosome 15, mTacAcu1.pri, whole genome shotgun sequence DNA window cagcgtggcctagtagagaaagccctggcctgagagtcagaggacctgggttctaatcccatctctgtctcttgcctgtacgtgaccttgggcaagtcaatttacttctctgtccttagtgtcctcatctgtaaaatggggattcttgtATAAGAATcttattctcccacctacttacaacgtgggacctgatgatcttgtggctacctcagggcttagtacaattcttggcacatattaagtgcttaacaaatgttattattattataacaagaagAATGAACTCCTTTTTCCCATTCCTaggatgaggggaaggggctcagtcagattCTCCAAGGCAACAGGGAAATGAAAATTCCATCAGATTTCACATACCACCAGAATTGTGTTCTAGGGAAATGTCATGTCTTATAAATGTCCTTCTTCTGAATCACTGCTTCAATGATAATAGAGTTGatccttcttattattattaagcatttcctatgtgccaagaatggtGATATGGACTTGGGcagataatcatcaatcatcatcatcatcaatcatatttattgagtgcttactgtgtgcagagcactgtactaagcgtttgggaagtacaagttggcaacatatagagacagtccctacccaacagtgggctcacagtctaaaagggggagacagagaacaaaaccaaacatactaacaaaataaaataaatagaatagatatgtgcaagtaaaataaataaataaatagagtaataaatatgtacaaacatatgtacatatatacaggtgctgtggggaagggaaggaggtaagatgggggggatggagagggggacgaggggaagaggaaggaaggggctcagtctgggaaggcctcctggaggaggtgagctctcagtagggccttgaagggaggaagagagctagcttggcggatgggcagagggagggcattccaggcctggggggatgacgtgggccgggggtcgatggcgggacaggcgagaacgaggtacggtgaggagattagcagcagaggagcagagggtgcgggctgggctggagaaggagagaagggaggtaaggtaggagggggcgaggtgatggacagctttgaagcccagggtgaggagtttctgcctgataatcagatcggatacagtctctgtcccacttgggactcacagtctgagaggaaaggagagtggggTTCtctacctctctgggtctcagtattCTCAagcataaaatgaggataagtgacttgcctgaagaaCACCGAATGCTAGCTGTGAATTATTTGAAAGCTGAAGAGGTTAGAATATTCCAGAAGGGCATTCCTCCACTTGGCAATTTGTATCTCAGAGTAGTAGGGCTTCAAAAGTGGGGCCtgcttggaaaagcagcatggcttagtggaaagagcacaggctcaggagtaaGACCTCGggagttctaatcacaactctgccacttgtctgctgtgtgaccttggacaagccacttaacttctctctgtctcagttacctcatctgtaaaatggggattaagactgtgagccccatgtgggacaacctgattaccttgtatctaccccagtgcttagaacagtgcttggcacatagtaagtgcttaacaaataccattattattattattattattaccttaaagCCTTCAACCTTATTTTCCAGCCGTCCGTTGACATTCCCCTTCTAGGCTCCGGagcagggctgtagaagaaagATAACAGACTCTCTGTCCTCTCGATGTTTGGGAAGCTGAAGACGTCCCCATTTTAGCTGGCTCTTGAAAACAGATgctatatcaatcagtgatatttactaagcacttactgtgtgcagaacactgtactaagtgcttgtgagagtacagtataataatacaacagattccctgtccacaacaaacttgcagtctataggaggagatgggaattaatataaacatattttggctatgtacataagtgctttggggctgagggaggggtgaattaagggaacagatcatggtgatgcagaaggcagtgggagaagaggaaaggaaggcttagtcagggagggcattttggagatgtgccttcaataaggcttagaaggtgagaagagtgattTGTCAGATATAAAATACATAAAAGTACATATAAAATACAGATATTGTCTGTCAAGCCAGAggcggcaggatgtgggcgagaggtgggtggtgagatagatgagataggggTTTGGTGagaagactggcattagaggagcaaagtgtgtgggctgggatgtaataggagagtagcgaggagaggtaagaggtaagctgactgagtgctttaaagctgatggtaaggagtttttctctgatgcggaggtgaaaaGGCGACTATGTATATATCTCTGTAGCCATTTTGTTTCCTAACTTGGGAAAGACAAGCTTCTTAAAGGTGACAGGCCCTATCTCTTTCCTTGCTGAAATGATAGCAGTGGGCATGAGGCTGGAACCCCCGCTTTCTTCCTCCCCAGATAGTAGTAGAGTCTCTTACCCAATCCTTtggttcctccctcccccatttccccagaCTCTGCCCCACCCACACCCACCTCTGGGAAGAGGAAGTTCTGGGCGAGCCAAACCAGAAACGGGCAGAGGATATCATCTGTGTCTGATGCCAAAGAAGCCCCAAGGTGCCACCCTTCCAGGGAAATGCAGCAGTTTACTGGTGATCCCACGGTGGATGCTACTTTGGCAGGCTGAAGGCAACCATGAGATTTCTCCTGCTTTGGGCCTGGAGCATTTTTCCGGGTGAGTAAAATACGAGACttcaggggaaggatgtagaAGTTGCATTTCCTCTTtgtgggtttaataataattgtggtatttgttaaaagcttactgtgtgacagacactgtactgagcgctggggtggatacaaggaaatcaggtttggcacagtccgtatcccacatggggctcgcagtcttaatccccattttacagatgagggaactgagactcagagaagtgaagtgacttgcccaaggcaagatGGGGAGTCCACTTGTGGCCCAGAGTAGCCCTGGGGCAGGAAGCatgagacagtcagtcagtcttatttattgaggacttactgtatgaagagcactgtactaagtgcttgggagagtccaatagagcagtcacattccccaccctcaatgagcttctggtctagaggacAGGGTTGAGACCCTGTGAACTTGTTTCACTCTGCAGAATGCTGGGCACCAGACTCCTCCTGGTTTGCGAGCTAAGTCTGAGGCATCTGAAGCCCATCACTCTttctcctcactctctttcaGGATGCTTCTCTCTAACGGGCCCCAGACATGTACAGGGCACCCAAGGCAAGCCCCTGACCGTGTCCTGCCTCTACAGGGAGGGCTACGAGGAGTACAATAAATATTGGTGCCGCGGGGCCCAGTGGGCCTCCTGCAAACCAGTGGTTGAGACCTGGACGGACAGAAAACTCCAGAATGGCCGGACGACCATCCGTGACTTTCCGAGAAATCTCAAGTTCGAAGTGACAATAGAGAATCTGGCCCAGGAAGACCAGGACTTTTACTGGTGCGCCATCGATAGGCTAGTAGCTCGGGACTACAAGGTCCGAGTCCGTGTGACCGTGAGTCCCTCAGGTAAAGATAGACTCCACTCTCTTCCGGGGattggcagggtggggaggggtgcagtggggagaggaaactgagggtgtGAGGTGCAAAGTGGAGGAAAGtcggggaagcagcagcagctggcaTTTCAGAAAGAAACAAAAATGTGAGCTCTTCTGCATTGGGAGGCTCCACAAGCACCAGATGGATTTGGGACTTCTTGTGTTCTGGCCccacataatactactactactgataataataataatgatgatgatggtttttgttaagcacttactatgtgccgtgtactgttctaagcactggggtagatataaggtaatcaggttgtcccacgtggagctcacagtcttaatccccattttacagttgagggaactgaggcacagagaagttaagtaataacaatgatacttgttaagtgcttactttgtcccaagcactgttctaaacactggggcaggtataagctaatcaggttggttacattccctgtccgacatggtgcctacagtctcaatccccagtttccagatgaggtaatgcagaagtgaagtgacttgcccaaggtcacacggcagacaagtggcggtgacggaattagaacccaagttctcctgacttccaggcctgtgttctatccactaggccatgctgcttccacatttCCAGAGTCCCCTAGATCGTGTGATACCACTTACTTCTTGAGGTTTTTCTCCATCTTCATTTCTGGATTCTTCTCCAGGACCCACACAGTTCAGCTGGCCTGATGACATATGGTCTGATTCTGATTTTCCTCCTCCTGAGGCTGCCTCTGGGTTCAGAGGGACTACTGTTGGGTGAGTGTCTGCTTTTTAACCCCCTTCCTGTATCTCAcaattacctcctccaagaagccttccccaaataagccctcatttcctcttctcccactccttgttacatcgcccttgcacttggatttacgtcctttattcactccccctcagtcccacagcacttatttacctaactgtaatttatttatttatgttaatatctgtttccccctctagactgtaagctctctgtgggcagggaatgtgtctaccaactctgttatactgtactctcctaagggtttagtccagtgctctgcacacaggatttgcacactttattcacccctccctcggtctcataccacttatatacatatctgtaatttaatctttttatttgtattaatgtctgtcttcccctctaaactgtaagatcattgtgggcagggaacatgtctactaagtctcttagattgtattcccccaagggcttggtatagagctctgcacacagtaagatttcaATAAATGTCTATTTTAAGAAGAAATCCACTACTTGTTGATTCAGATGCTGTGATTTGGTGTTTCCATTTGTTTCGAATGCAATCATTCCCATCCAGAGACAAGCAGCATCTTACAAGGAATTCTATTTCTACCAAATGTTTGATCGGAGAGATGGGGAAAACCCCCTTTAGCTTCAAATTCATATTTGcttgagaagcatcttggcctagtggttaaaacacgggcctgggagaaggagaacctaggttccagtctgggctctgtcacttgtcttctgtatgaccttgagcaagtcacttaacttctctgtgcctcagttacctcatctgtataatcagGATTAACATTGTAGTGCCCATGTAGACATGGATTATGTACAGCTCAttagcttatatctcccccagcactttggacagtgcctagaacatagcgagtgcttaacaaatactactgaaaaaaaaaaagattcttgcTTAATACATTATTGTGCAAGGGAAACAGTGTTTACGAGTGGTACTGAGGATTTAAATAATGTCATAGAGCTtatatgtttactatgtgctagacattggagttaataataataataatggcatttattaagc harbors:
- the LOC119937858 gene encoding CMRF35-like molecule 7; this encodes MRFLLLWAWSIFPGCFSLTGPRHVQGTQGKPLTVSCLYREGYEEYNKYWCRGAQWASCKPVVETWTDRKLQNGRTTIRDFPRNLKFEVTIENLAQEDQDFYWCAIDRLVARDYKVRVRVTVSPSGPTQFSWPDDIWSDSDFPPPEAASGFRGTTVGACVIVIILKILIFLGLSCAAVWRQKYQTGKTVGMAAAGTLIFPPAVFPVKFIFWRKGHKSPSSSGSSTSTPNQGQVSV